CCCTTTAattaccgtttttatttatttcagttcacaaaaatgtttcctcaaTTTCAGTTCTGGttatttcattagttttatttaactataaTGACCTTGCCTCTGAACCCAGTCATCCCTGAACCCAATAAAACGTTCCACAGCAGCAGTTTTCCAAACATAATGGTCACAGAAGCGTCCAGAAAGAACCCACCCTCCACAGCCCTCTGGTGCCCTCAGTCTGGTAGATGTTGATGAAGTTGGACATCATGCTGCCCTGCAGTAGGCTGCCCTGCGCTTGCATTCTTATCTGGAATGAAAACAATTACGGaaagttagaatttttttaaagattctcATAAATGTATGTTTAGCAACTGGTTTATACGTCTACCACTACTACAGTCAGCTGTTGACTTAATGagaaatgttgagtttttccTTATTAGTGACATCATCCTGATGTCATTTGCCTGAGTCCAGCATCCCTGGAAGAACACCGACCCGTTTCCATGCCAACATACCAGCAAAGCTGCTTTTATGTGTCGGCAAACAATCCCATCAGACTAATGTCACCATTAGCAATCACCTTGAGGACGTCAGTGGGGTTGGCCAGCATAGAGGACATCACCCCGGATACGACCCCGCAGAAGATGTTGATGATCAATGTCTCATCTGTGAGCCGAAGCACAGTCAGAAGTCACCACAGACGTTGAGGTGTTTAAACATTCAAACAAGTCATAATGGAAATATCCATGTTTTAAAAGTCTGACCTGatgattctgattttgtttgtttgggaaaaaaagtttttatttacataacatAACCAGATCCAAGTATAAAGATTTGTTATTTTCACAACTGGATCTTATCTGaaatcaataaatatgtttacattaccatgtaaacatatttacaaggaaatatgtttggatatttaaaattaaatgtaaagaaacataTTAACTGCTGTTTAATGAAGGTTAGCTGCACTACTTGCAAATATAAACTCCTAATAAAGACGGTTTAAAATCTCCATTGttattttgttctctttttaaaatggagAAGTCTTGTTGGAGAGCAAGTGCTGCTACTCATTTTGAATTTACaccaaatacaaataaattgtCAAGTAATGACCTTTTGAAAGCTGTTTTTACAAATTCTGACTTCACATGTGTTCTAAAAATAATCTGGATCAACTAAAAACAGATGCTTAAAGAAGCTGCACAAAAATAAGAGTGTGGAAACTGGTCACAATGTTCTAAACAACTAATCTTTACACATAACACCTATAGTGAGAATTCAAGGTCTAATTAATTCTAGTTCAAGGCTGCTTAAGTGAGGTCAAAACAGTACATTTACTGAAGAGCTTTCTAGttaaaaaatatagtttatcAGAATTACACTCAATAAAATGAGTACAGGGCCTTCAGTCTTCCCTTCTTGCGTTAGATTGAGGAAAAtcatgattaaaataaagataaaaagtgAATTGAgtgcaaattaaatttaaaataattgcttGGAGCTGAAATATTTGTAGCTCTGCAGTGTCTCCAGGAAATTTACTCAGAAACTGCACTGCAGTCGATGATGGTAAAGAGACACTGGGGAGAAGAGAATGTTGTTGGCAACGGCAGGTAGTGGTGGCAGATAAAGCAGGAACCAGTCAGTAGGAAAAAGTCATATAATGAATCAtgaagagagagggaaaaaccCAAAGAGCAGCCATAAACATCCCGACAGTCTGAAAAACATCATGGCGCCGCTTATTTACACATAAGTGAAGCTAAATGTAATTTGGATGTCAACCAAAGTCATTTTATGTGCACACTGGAGATAAAGCAATCACTCAAGTACCTCAATCTCTTTATCAAACCTTCAaaatacttgtattttttttttcaaaatatatcagtcgtatttctttttctaatacTCACAAACATAATCCTGGtctgtaacaaaaaaacatataattctgttattattttatcatatttatctTTGGTATCAGAGACCGTCAGAGAAAATCTAACCTCTAATTATTAGTACActtcttcttttgtaaaaaatttcCTGAAAATCTAATTTCCTGAAACTTGTTTCCCTCTTATTTAGCTTGCAAATTACTGGAGTCAGGTTAATACAGTGACTCtgcttcaaataataataaagggaAGTTTTAAGGAGTTCTTCCCattctttgtttaaattaagTTGGCTGCATTGCTGCTGTGAGAAAAAATCTATTAAGCAGGGGTGTAAATACTACAGTCAGCTCCCAACATAAGTTTTtaataagacataaaaaagtgaagtgaaacttgttgatttttcttctgcaaCTGGAAGTTTTTACacctaaaaaaaagagacttggTTAAGACCAAAGCATAATTAATGCTATTCTTGTCTAGCTGTGTGTCTGCAAAACTGTATAAACAATTCATAACTTTGAAATCCAAGCTtagaggatttttttaaacattggaAATGGTTTCAAACTAATAGTTTATCCAACTAAAAGATGGAAGAATGCATAGGagcatacttaaaaaaaatatacaaacactTACCTTCTGGGTGAGTGACAAAGAACCTCTTCAGAGAGTTGTACGTTCCTATTTTGAGTGTACCATAGGAAGCTTGTCTCAGAAGAGCCGGAGAAATCCTGTGCAGAGcggtaaaataaaatgagtcagTTGAAGTCAACAATTTATATGCAAGACGAGGAGTGAAACATCTGAGTCTAAGTGAAAAGTTTGCATTAGGATCACTGGACCAATCAACCCTGAACTGAACTAATATTGTGTAAATACACCGTAACACCAATAATAAAaggtcaaagtaaaaatatcaacaaatcttgaaagtgatagaaaaaaactagaagaaattttaaaaataataattaattagtGGTCCATAAAAATTTTGGAATACAGTTCTCTAATATCTGTTGACCagtgatggcatagttactttgaaaaagtaattgtaATAGATGCACAACTTTACGGACACGTTCATTAGTGGCTGTTCTCACGTTTATTATGCTGTTCATATTAGTCTCAATGTTTGCAGTCTTCTGGAGCGGAATGAGAAGCTCGACATCATTCAGAGGTAACACATTAACTTGACATTAACAGAGACACGGATCATCGGGGAATTGATGGACAGGGAGAACCTGACTAAAACTAACTGGATCTCAGACAAAATCTGGGTTTTATGTCAGCTTATTTGCAAGGCCAAAAACCGCGACTCATTTAATCTGCAAGcgacttgacaaaaaaaaaaacaagcccaaagCTGCTTATAATAATCTGACTTCGCGAGCGAAACTCAAAATTGTCCCTGTTTTATCAGCAACAAAATGCGCATCTCCCTCTTCCCTCcattgtttatgtttctgttgctgttgATAACTGTTGCATAGAAACTCCCCAAGACTGTAGAGGagatcaaattaaattataaaaaaaaatagtaacgCACAGTAATgcaaagagattttgaaaagtAGTTTGACTACTGGATTTGAAATAGCAACAAGTTAGATTACTGGTTACTGAAAAAAGTGCTCCGAAGTCAGTAACGCGTTACTTACATCACTGCTGATGACTAGATTCAACAAAGTGATAATTCAACCAGACAACGTTGCTTGTCTGGTTCATTATTGGTTATTACTAACCCATAATGTTTTACTGGCATAGGGCAAGTTTCTACTAAAGTCAgattaaaattattcacatccATAAATAAATATCCTCCATGAAAGCAGTTGGAGCTGTTTTTACCTCATTTTAAGAGTTTTGGACCGTAAGACGAGAGATGCAACAATCAATCACCCGGAAATGggaattttaattattctttccGTGTTTGGCAGGTGAAATACTAGAAAATTGGATTAGTATCCCTAATACTACTAATGCATCAACACTAAGAACTCCCACCTTTTTCAGTAAACTATTGCAGTAGTTCCTTTTTCTAGGTTTTGGAAAATGCCCAAATATCAAGAGTCTACTTTTGATgcataaatgagaaaaatcttGTAATTCCTTCACTTTTACTACTACTGCTGCTTGTATTGAATACCCTGCAAAACTGCCTTATCAGGTTTGTGTTATAGATCACAAATCTGTTTTACTGCTTCTAGTAGGAAAAAATCTCCTGAAATATTCCCAGGTGTTCCAACATCACTGAATACTAGAAGActcagaaacaaatcaaaaacagtGTGTCAGTTAACTAGCTATAAAGAGCAGTGATAAATTACCAGTGATTATCaaatcttcatttaaaaagagcAGAATAACACCTTTAAAGTTAATAAACTGGGTTTCATGTTAAAATTCTAAACTACTGAGAGATATGATAGAACATGTAATGTGTCTAATCTTCTATctaattttgcaaaaatgtaaagaaacatttggTGTTGTCCATAACTGAACCTAATATAttcctaaaagaaaatatgagctATCTGCTTATTTGAAGTAGATTGTTCTtaaccagaaaataaaagaggaaatcaaAACTCAAGAGCAAAATGTGAGCAAGACACGGCGGCCTACCCAGAGTAGAGCGCCAGCATTCCCTCCTCCTTGCTGATCCTGAGGAAAGCGTGGAACATGCCCTTGTAGCGTACCTCCGTGTACTGGCACTGACCCTGGACCTGTAGCCGGGTCTTAGCCAGGTCCACAGGAAATGTTCCTGAAGATGGAAAATAACACAGATTAGTATGATGATGAATTTTGAGAGGGATGTTAGCCCCAAatatttattgggattttatgtgacagtcCAATTACACAATCACAAAGGTGATTTTTCTACAAGTGAAATATAGAAAATTATGGCCCAGTGTAAATACTCTTATAGAACCATGTCTGCTGCAATTTGAACTGTAAAGATTGGATTCTGGGATTTTGTTCCATCTTCTTAGTAAAAATAGCTTAAACTCAGTCAGGTTAGATGGACAGTTTATGTAAACATCAGTTTTCCAAGTCTTTTCAATTGAATTTTGGTAaaactttgactggtccattctATCTTCATTtagcagatgttttttattcagactAATCCATCTTTCCATCTACTCTGATCAGCTTCTACTGCATGATGTTTTACTATTAGGATGGTGTACTCAGTGTTAGCTACATTTACACTTAGACTAACTCTGTCACTTAATTATGCGACTGCTGAAGGTCATTGGTTGCACAGGATTTTATATATTGATATCAGTGTAAAAGCAACAAGATATTGTTTACTTTCTACTTCGCAATCCAATACAGctttaaattgcattaaaatgtgcGGTTTTAATGTAGAAAACCTCAAGAAGCGTGGGTACTTTTGCAGGGCATTGTATATTCTGTTATAAATTATACACAACATTAATCTTCAGTCAAATACCTGCACCTTTTacaacttttataaatatttatgtaactgaaataattaataatagGATGATAGATTTTATacatatacagctctggaaaataATACTAAACCCAATTCAAAACCAAATACAGATTTCTTAACTATTCCttagttaaaacattagtattgttatttctaaatgaatatgaacttgttttctttgcattatttgaggtctgaaaggaacgcatctttttctttattttgaccatttctcattttctgcaaatacttaatttttgcttggaatttcggagacatgtcagaagttcatagaataaaagaacaatgttcattttactcaaagaTATACCCATcaagagtaaaatcagaataaCTGACAATTTTAAGTGGTCTCGTAATTTTTACCAGAGCTTTATATTTCTACAGGAATAATTTTCCGGTTTAGCTAGAGGCTAGCTCTGACAAAAACCTGCTGATATCacatgaaaaatgcaaagtGAGGCTAACTGCCATTCTGCTGTATCTTTGACTTTGTAAGCTGTGCACATGATCTATTCCAGACTTATTTATTAGGTTTATGTCGGATGGCCTTTAAATCTATTTAGCAGAATGCATCAGCTTCCCTCTGAAACCAGAGTCATCATCACTCTGCAGGTGCTGCTGCACAATTCCTCAGTAAATTTCAGAAGCTGGTGACAATTTATacataaatctgaaacaaaTTAGTTGATACTGCCCtttgtatttacattaaaatagaCTGAAGCGAGTGTCTGTGTGTATTGGTGCATCAAGTACCGAATTCTGCGACAATCGAGGCTATTCCTCCGTAGATGAATGGCTTCCAGTTTAAGTTGACCATCTCTGTGTCGGCGGCGGCCGCTTCCACCTGCTGCAACCcggctaaaaacaaaaaaagacccaGACAGAGGTCAACGCAATGCTGCAGCCTCTGACAACACAGCATGTCGACAAACATTGAGTTCTGGTGATGCTACAGATCAACAAGGCTCCTCAGCATCAGCATCCCAGCATACTGCGCCGGAAAAAGACGGCGAACACCGTCTGGGGAGTCTCTTACCGTTGGGTCGCGTTCCTATTGGCTGAGAGTTAAAGCAGTCAAACGGTTCAGTGATTCTATTGGCTGATGGATTACACCATAACTGAGTCAGTTGAGTGACAGCAAGCGTCACGAGCGAAGTTATCAATAATAACGCCaataaacacactgaagtttCAGATTGCCTTCACTTTTAGGTCTTcgaataaaatttaaattaaataaaattgtgtttctgaACTATATTTATTACATGGAAGGTCTCCGGCTCCCTGAAGCTTAAGCAGATggctgttattattattaggctAACGGCCATTCAGCTAACACTTCGAGGTTACCGGCAGACAGTTAGGCAGCACTTTGAGCCAAAATGTCCCCTACCTGTTGCGTcgaaaaaaatccccaaaccACGGGActatttgtctttgtttcccATAGCTCAATGTGGTCCCGTGCAGTGACTTCACCAAAGTACAAGCAGGAAACTTCTTATCTACCGTTAGCTCTCCATTTGAGCTAGTGTTAAGGTCCAAATGATTGAAGCTCAACTTCCGTttatactttcaaaataaaatcttttcgCAGAAAACAGGAACTGAGTCAAGAAGATAGTTTTAAAACAGTAttttcctggttaaataaagaaaggaaaagtgaGGCGCACCACGAGGTTCTCACTTCTGTCTGCAGTGTGTCGAGATGTGTTTCCTAATTAGTGAAAGTCTAACAGCATTAAAGCCTTGAGTGaaacaaagctaaaataaaagtgatttttagcTTTGTTTCATATagaaacccatccatccattttctgccgcttatccggggtcgggtcgcgggggcagcagcttgagaagggaggcccagacttccctctccccagccacttcttccagctcctccgggggaaccccaaggcgttcccaggccagccgagagacatagtccctccagcgtgccatgggtcttccccgaggcctcctccaggtgggacgtgcccggaacacctcaccagggaggcgtccaggaggcatcctgaccagatgcccgagccacctcaactcctctcgacgtggaggagcagcggctctactctgagtccctcccggatgaccgagcttctcaccctatctctaagggagagcccagccaccctgcggaggaagcccatttcggccgcttgtatccgtgatctcgttctttcggtcatgacccaaagctcatgaccatagatgagggtgggaacgtagatcgaccggtaaatcgagagcttcgctttttgactcagttctctcttcaccacgacggaccggtacagcgcccgcttcacggcagacgctgccccaatccgcctgtcgatctcccgctcccttcttccctcattcgtgaacaagatccccagatacttcaactcctccacttgaggcaggacgaccccgctgacccggagaaggcactctaccgtTTTCTGGCTCATATAGAAACAAAGCTAAAATTcaagttgtttattttcactCATGAAAGTTTGTATTTCATGAAATCAATGACACAAACAGCAGTGTATTACATCTatctgaaacacagacacagcaTTTTATCTCtttgtctttataaaaaaaacatcaacagtcGACTCATTTGTTATAtagaaaagtcattttaatttatttatgtactttGCAATTTATACTTTCCATTCACTCATTCCATAAGTGTGTTAAAATTTACATCACTACAACATTCTTTTCCCAAGATTTTGCTTCCTAAAATTACATTCAGATAAACAGCTTGAAATGATCCACCATCTTATATTTCCACACTTCTTTGCAAACTCACAAgtccaacaaaaaaagaaatcagctttTCTCTTAACGCAATGTCAAACTCACTGAATAGCTGTTTTTGGTTAACGACTGTAATTAATTAGTCTATAAGGAATGAAAAATACCATCTAGTCTGTAGTGCTAGTCGTACAAAATTCACATCATAGGAAAGGCGTATTAATACAGCCCATTGAAACTGATGTTGGTTATTGTTTCACTCAACACTGCTGTTTAGATTTTCTagcaaaaaatggaaaagtatTTCATGGACCTGTTGCTCATCTGTTAGATCCTATTTGCAGCTAAACAGATGAAATAGTAATAGTTATGGAGGTCATGTTTAAACATTGTGGACCATCTAAATTTGTGtcatttagcctttttttcacttgttttacaTACTTTCTTCTGACTTTCTTATAGCTTTTCTTTCTAACTTACAGATTATCCTTATTATCAGTGATGATGTCTTCATCACCATCTTAGATCTCGTCTTTCTGACTCACCAAGTTAGTTTCACATGATAAATTTGGTCTATTATCACGAACCTACTGACAAAATATCTGCTGTTTCTTggtaaaatgtggaaaaaaatagttactttagatttaaatgaaaaaggaCTTAGTTGGAAGTCCGAAGTTTCGGTTgagttttcatccaaacatcccatttcaaaagtaactttacttttaactggatttttttttcaccctttcACATGTCTTTTAAGTATGTAATTTAGAATTAGactctcaaaaaacaaaattgtaaatgctgtaaattataaatataatttatggtACACATTAAAGATGTCAAAAAGGCTATACATGCAATAAGGTAGATGAAATAATGTAACTCATCAAAACTtgacaaaactgaaacatctTCACAAACA
The DNA window shown above is from Poecilia reticulata strain Guanapo linkage group LG14, Guppy_female_1.0+MT, whole genome shotgun sequence and carries:
- the slc25a14 gene encoding brain mitochondrial carrier protein 1 isoform X2; this translates as MVNLNWKPFIYGGIASIVAEFGTFPVDLAKTRLQVQGQCQYTEVRYKGMFHAFLRISKEEGMLALYSGISPALLRQASYGTLKIGTYNSLKRFFVTHPEDETLIINIFCGVVSGVMSSMLANPTDVLKIRMQAQGSLLQGSMMSNFINIYQTEGTRGLWRGVIPTAQRAAIVVGVELPFYDVTKKHLLRSGLVGDTILTHFMSSFTCGLAGAIASNPVDVIRTRMMNQRVVSGSPMYKGTLDGVMQTWSNEGFFALYKGFWPNWLRLGPWNIIFFITFEQLKNLPF
- the slc25a14 gene encoding brain mitochondrial carrier protein 1 isoform X1, with product MFVDMLCCQRLQHCVDLCLGLFLFLAGLQQVEAAAADTEMVNLNWKPFIYGGIASIVAEFGTFPVDLAKTRLQVQGQCQYTEVRYKGMFHAFLRISKEEGMLALYSGISPALLRQASYGTLKIGTYNSLKRFFVTHPEDETLIINIFCGVVSGVMSSMLANPTDVLKIRMQAQGSLLQGSMMSNFINIYQTEGTRGLWRGVIPTAQRAAIVVGVELPFYDVTKKHLLRSGLVGDTILTHFMSSFTCGLAGAIASNPVDVIRTRMMNQRVVSGSPMYKGTLDGVMQTWSNEGFFALYKGFWPNWLRLGPWNIIFFITFEQLKNLPF